The Candidatus Nitrosocaldus cavascurensis genome segment TATCTTGTATATGCTTAAGTGTTATGCTTAGAACATCCCTATGAACCTCCTCAACCCCTCTACCCCCATCTACCACAACCCAACCATACCTCCCTGCCAACTCCAAGTAAAGCAAGGATACCCTCTTGAGCAACTCTACGCTCTCAAACATATCTCTATGCATTGCATTGAGCCTTGCCCTCTCTAGAGCAATCTCAGCAGTAACATGCAGCACTATAACAAGATCCTCCTTTGGTAGGCATCTATCAAGCATCTCCAACCATTGCATATCTAGACCATTTGCAATACCATACACTATATTTGATTGGTAGTATCTGTTAAGTATAACTACATCATTACTTGCTAGTAACCTCTCTACCTCATCCTTCTTCTCCCACCTGTTTGCTGATAGGAGCATGTGCTTAACCTGCAATGGATAATCCCTCTCACCTCGAAGGAATGCCT includes the following:
- the tmk gene encoding dTMP kinase, which encodes MLLVIEGPDKAGKSTQARMLNDTLTRMGYRCAMMSFPDYSTPIGKEIEAFLRGERDYPLQVKHMLLSANRWEKKDEVERLLASNDVVILNRYYQSNIVYGIANGLDMQWLEMLDRCLPKEDLVIVLHVTAEIALERARLNAMHRDMFESVELLKRVSLLYLELAGRYGWVVVDGGRGVEEVHRDVLSITLKHIQDKA